A window of Stenotrophomonas indicatrix genomic DNA:
GTCACGTCGATATCGTCTCCGCAACGAAAAACAGCGACCGGTTGCCCCGGTCAGGAGATCGCCATGAAGCGTGTCACCGGTACCTACAGCGCCCCCCGCCCGCACTGGGTGGGCGACGGCTTCCCCGCCCGCTCGATGTTCTCCTACAACACCCACGGCCAGCACCTGAGCCCGTTCCTGCTGCTGGACTACGCCGGGCCGTACAGTTTCCCGCCCAGCGAGACCCCGCGCGGGGTCGGCCAGCATCCGCATCGCGGCTTCGAGACGGTCACCATCGTCTACGAAGGCGAAGTGGCCCATCGCGACTCGACTGGTGCCGGCGGCACCATCGGCCCGGGTGACGTGCAGTGGATGACCGCTGCCTCCGGCATCCTCCACGAGGAATTCCACACGCCGGAATTCAGCAAGCGCGGCGGCACCCTGGACATGGTGCAGCTGTGGGTGAACCTGCCCGCCAAGGACAAGATGGGCGCGCCGGGCTACCAGACCCTGCTCGATGCGCAGATTCCCTCGGTGGCCTTGCCTGACGGTGCCGGTCGCGTACGCGTCATCGCCGGGGCATTCGATGGCCATGCTGGACCGGCACGTACCCATACCCCGATGGACGTGTGGGACATCCGCCTGCTGCAGGGCCAGCACGCCGAGCTGCCGGTGGCCGATGGCCGCACCCTGGCGCTGGTGGTGCTGAAGGGCACGGTGCGGATCAACGGCGGCCAGGCAGTCGGCGAAGCACAGCTGGTGACCTTCGACCGCAGCGGCGAAGACGTGTTCATCGACGCCGACAGCGACGCCACCGTACTGCTGCTCAGCGGCGAACCCATCGACGAGCCGGTGGTGGGCTATGGCCCGTTCGTGATGAACACCCAGGCCGAGATCAGCCAGGCCGTCAGCGATTTCAACGGCGGCCGCTTCGGCCAGATCGCGCACTGATCCACTGCATTGCGGCGGGCAACCACCCGCCGCATTCCGGGCCTTCGCCCCCTCCCCAGGAGACTGACCATGAGTGCCCCCGCCAACCTCAACGGCGCCCGCCCGGTGATCGACCCGGACAACGCCGCGATGCTGCTGATCGACCACCAGAGTGGCCTGTTCCAGACCATCGGTGACATGCCGTTCACTTTAGTACGCGCGCACGCCACCGCCCTGGCGAAGATGGCCACGCTGGCGAAGATGCCGGTGATCACCACCGCGTCGGTACCGCAGGGGCCGAACGGCCCGCTGATCCCGGAGATCCATGACGCCGCACCGCATGCGCAATACGTAGCGCGACGCGGCGAGATCAACGCCTGGGACAACCCCGAATTCGTCGCCGCGGTGAAGGCCACCGGCCGCAGCCAGCTGATCATTGCCGGCACCATCACCAGCGTCTGCATGGCCTTCCCCTCGATTGCCGCCGTCGCCGACGGCTACCAGGTGTTCGCTGTGGTCGATGCCTCCGGCACCTATTCGAAGATGGCCGAGGAAATCACCCTGGCGCGCGTGGTGCAGGCCGGTGTGGTGCCGATGGATACCGCTGCGGTCGCCTCGGAA
This region includes:
- a CDS encoding pirin family protein, whose product is MKRVTGTYSAPRPHWVGDGFPARSMFSYNTHGQHLSPFLLLDYAGPYSFPPSETPRGVGQHPHRGFETVTIVYEGEVAHRDSTGAGGTIGPGDVQWMTAASGILHEEFHTPEFSKRGGTLDMVQLWVNLPAKDKMGAPGYQTLLDAQIPSVALPDGAGRVRVIAGAFDGHAGPARTHTPMDVWDIRLLQGQHAELPVADGRTLALVVLKGTVRINGGQAVGEAQLVTFDRSGEDVFIDADSDATVLLLSGEPIDEPVVGYGPFVMNTQAEISQAVSDFNGGRFGQIAH
- a CDS encoding hydrolase yields the protein MSAPANLNGARPVIDPDNAAMLLIDHQSGLFQTIGDMPFTLVRAHATALAKMATLAKMPVITTASVPQGPNGPLIPEIHDAAPHAQYVARRGEINAWDNPEFVAAVKATGRSQLIIAGTITSVCMAFPSIAAVADGYQVFAVVDASGTYSKMAEEITLARVVQAGVVPMDTAAVASEIQRTWNREDAQHWAAIYTQIFPNYQLLIESYQKAQDVQKNHEQLDSQRS